CATGTCCGGAATCCGGCTTGAGGAGGGTCGTGAGAATCTTCACCAGAGTGGTTTTGCCGGCTCCGTTCGGACCCAGGAGGCCCATGACCTCACCTGTGTTCACCTCCAGGTCGATGCCGCTTAACGCAGGGCTGTCCTGAAAGTGCTTGTGCAGGCCGTAGAGAGCGACGGCGGACGTGGTGGGGGTAGGCACAAGTCCGTTCTACGCTCGCCGTTGACCGAAGTCGATCATGGAACGTTAAAGACCACTTGCACGTTCGATGGTATTGCTTTGCTGTTGCGTGGAGATTTCGCTGCCGGACTGTGAATCGTGATCACGTACGTTTCCTGCTGTGCGAGAATTATTGACGAACCTGAGGGAGCGGGCGGCGCGTAATCCGCGGCGGCCTGCGGTAACATTCGTCTCCGAATTCACCGATCTCAGATGTGCGGCTCGCGACCGCGGGGAACTGGATCTGCATTCCCGGCGCATTGCCTCCTGGCTCCAGGAACGATTCTCCGCAGGCGACCGGGCGTTGCTCGTCCACTCGCCGGGAATCGAGTTCACCACCGCCTTCTCCGCCTGTGTCTACGCCGGCGTCATCGCGGTGCCCTCCCCTCTGCCGGGCCGCTACCGGCACGAGCGCCGCAGACTCGCCGCCATCGCCCGTGACGCGAGGGTGAATGTCGTCCTGACGCAGCAGAGCGATCTGCCGGACGTGGAGAAGTGGATCGCCGAGGAGGGCATCGTCGGGGTGGTCTGCCACGCCGTCGACGCCGGCGACGGAGACCCGGACGCCTGGACCGCTCCCGAGGTGTCGCCGGAAACCCTGGCACTGCTCCAGTACACCTCGGGATCGACCGGCGACCCCAAGGGCGTCATGGTCACCCACGGCAACCTGGTCGCCAACGTCGAGCGGATGGCGGACGCGTTCGGCAACGACAGCGGTACGACGTACGGTGGCTGGATCCCCCTGTACCACGACATGGGGCTGATCGGCCTGATGCTGCCCGGCCTCCTGTCCGGCGACGGATACGTCCAGATGGACCCCATGTCCTTCCTGCGCCGCCCCTACCACTGGCTGCGGATGCTGGACGCCTGTGACGTCGGATTCACCGCCGCCCCCGACTTCGGCTACGAACTTTGCGTCCGGCGGGTCACCGACGAGCAGCTCGCCACGCTCGACCTGTCCCGGGTCAAGGCCGCCGACGGCTCGGAACCGGTCCGCGCCGACGTGGTCGCCGCCTTCACCGACAGGTTCGCCGCCGCAGGGCTGCGGCCCGACGCGCTCATCCCCGTGTACGGCCTCGCCGAGGCGACCCTGATGGCCTCGGCCACCACAGGGCGGGCACCCCTGCGTACCGCCGTCGACGCCTCGGCGCTGGAGAGCCGCATGCTGCGACCGGCCGACGGTGCGCAGCCGTCCCGCATGCTCGTCGGATGCGGGGCGCCGACCGGCTCCGACGTCCTGGTCGTCGATCCCGACACCGGGGAGGCCCAGCCCGAGGGCAGGATCGGCGAGATCTGGCTCGGCGGCCCCTGCGTCACCGCGGGCTACTGGGAGAACGAGGACGCCACCGACACCACGTTCCGGGCCCGCACCCGCGACGGACGCGGTCCGTACCTGCGCACGGGTGACCTCGGCGGCCTGCTCGACGGTGACGTCTACATCACCGGCCGCCGCAAGGACGTCCTCGTCCTGCACGGGCGCAATCTGCACCCCGCGGACATCGAGTACGAACTGCGTTCCGGACACGAGGAGCTGGAGGGCCTGCACGGGGCCGTCTTCATGGTCGGGAACGACGACGGGCCGGACACCGCTCCCGCCGTCGTCGCCGTGCACGAGATCCGCGCCCACTGGGGCGCCGAGCGGCTGAGCGAGATAGCCGTCGGCATGAAGCAGACCGTGGCCCGGGAGTTCGGCGTCCCCGTAGCGGCAGTCGCGCTGGTGCGGCCCGGCGGCGTCCGGCGGACCACGAGCGGCAAGGTGCAACGCTCGGCGATGCGCGGCCTCTACCTCTCCGGAGAACTGGACACCCTGCACCTCGGCGAGGACCGGCTGCTCACCGCGGCCCTGGCCGAACACCGGCGGGTGAGCGCGCGATGACCACCGCGGCCGCACTGGAGATCCTGCTCGCCGCCCACGAGAACGACGCCTTCTCGTCCGACGCGCTCGACGCGCTCGACGCCCTGGAGGAGTTTCCCGACAGCGCTGTCCGCCTCCTCGACGACGCGGGGATGCCCGCCCACTACGTCCTGTCCCCGGACGGCGACTTCAGCGAGACGCTACGACTGCTGCGCACGGTCGCCCGCCGCGATCTGACCGTGGCCATCGCGCACGGCAAGACGTTCCTGGGGGCGGCCCCGGTATGGGTGGCCGGCACCCCCGACCAGGCCGCCCGGCTCGCCGAGCGGGTGCGCGGCGGCGAGGCCGTCAGCTGGGGACTGACCGAGCGTGACCACGGCGCCGACCTGCTCGCGAGCGAGTTCGCGGCGGTGCCCGAGACCGACGCGGGCACCAATGGCGGTGCGGTGGGTCCGGGCTGGCGGCTCACCGGCGAGAAGTGGCTCATCAACAACGCCACCCGCTCCACCCTCGCCTGCGTCCTGGCCCGCACCGACCCGGCCGGCGGCGGACGCGGCTTCAGCCTCTTCCTCGTGGACAAGCGCCGGCTGCCCGAAGGCGCCTGGCACAACCTGCCCAAGGTCCGCACGCACGGCATCCGCGGCGCCGACATCAGCGGCTTCGCCCTCCACGACGCCCCGGTGCCCCCCGACGCCCTCGTCGGCGAAGAGGGCGACGGGATCGCCGTGGTGCTCAGAACGCTCCAGCTCACCCGCGTCGCCTGCACGGCACTCTCACTCGGGGCCGCCGACCACGCCCTGCGGCTGGCCCGCGACTTCGTCACCGGACGCGAACTGTACGGCCGCCGCCTCGCCGACGTTCCGCACATACGGCGCATCCTCGGCCGGGCAGCCGCCGCCGCGCTGACCGCCGAAGCGGCGAGCGCGCTCTCCGCCCGCTCGGTGCATACCGTGCCCGGTGAACTGAGCGTGATCTCGGCCA
The DNA window shown above is from Streptomyces sp. NBC_01451 and carries:
- a CDS encoding fatty acyl-AMP ligase, with product MRELLTNLRERAARNPRRPAVTFVSEFTDLRCAARDRGELDLHSRRIASWLQERFSAGDRALLVHSPGIEFTTAFSACVYAGVIAVPSPLPGRYRHERRRLAAIARDARVNVVLTQQSDLPDVEKWIAEEGIVGVVCHAVDAGDGDPDAWTAPEVSPETLALLQYTSGSTGDPKGVMVTHGNLVANVERMADAFGNDSGTTYGGWIPLYHDMGLIGLMLPGLLSGDGYVQMDPMSFLRRPYHWLRMLDACDVGFTAAPDFGYELCVRRVTDEQLATLDLSRVKAADGSEPVRADVVAAFTDRFAAAGLRPDALIPVYGLAEATLMASATTGRAPLRTAVDASALESRMLRPADGAQPSRMLVGCGAPTGSDVLVVDPDTGEAQPEGRIGEIWLGGPCVTAGYWENEDATDTTFRARTRDGRGPYLRTGDLGGLLDGDVYITGRRKDVLVLHGRNLHPADIEYELRSGHEELEGLHGAVFMVGNDDGPDTAPAVVAVHEIRAHWGAERLSEIAVGMKQTVAREFGVPVAAVALVRPGGVRRTTSGKVQRSAMRGLYLSGELDTLHLGEDRLLTAALAEHRRVSAR
- a CDS encoding acyl-CoA dehydrogenase family protein → MTTAAALEILLAAHENDAFSSDALDALDALEEFPDSAVRLLDDAGMPAHYVLSPDGDFSETLRLLRTVARRDLTVAIAHGKTFLGAAPVWVAGTPDQAARLAERVRGGEAVSWGLTERDHGADLLASEFAAVPETDAGTNGGAVGPGWRLTGEKWLINNATRSTLACVLARTDPAGGGRGFSLFLVDKRRLPEGAWHNLPKVRTHGIRGADISGFALHDAPVPPDALVGEEGDGIAVVLRTLQLTRVACTALSLGAADHALRLARDFVTGRELYGRRLADVPHIRRILGRAAAAALTAEAASALSARSVHTVPGELSVISAITKAYVPTLTQETLGSLGELLGVRGFLTSPPGDGFAKLERDHRICSIFDGSTVVNRTALLAQLPRLARQLSRGRFDAEGLRAAADLTAPLPRFDRERLTLRSATGCSAVQALPDMAARMEAEGPPEAGPLIARLLSDLALLEGESATFVPMTGGLPSTAFHLAERYERAYAAAACLLLWLENPPLRTGRLGSDGLWLRACLTDLLGEDDSDLFCDLADVVLGTPAREFTLWGEAV